CTTGATATATTGCGCCTCCTGTTCCTAAAGGTTCCTCCTCCATGCTAAATAAACACTCTATTCCTAATCTAGTCTTATTTTTAGTAACCCAATCAACTAGAACTTCTTTTTTATATCCTGCAAGGATTATGAATGAGCTTATTCCGAAACTTTTGAGCCATAAAATTTGCCATTCTAGAATAGGTTTACCTGCTATATCGATTAGCGGTTTAGGTTTCTCATCGGTTAGAGGTCTCAGTCTCTTGCCGTAACCGCCTGCTAAAATGACTGCTTTCATAATACTACATAGAAAAGGAATTATTTAAGTTTTTTCGCCATATCATATAAACTTTTGTTAATGAAAAAATCGTAATTTATACTTTTATTCCTTCAAGTTCAAGAAGTTTTCTCTTTAATTCAACTCCTCTAGAATATCCGCCTAATCCATGTTCTGAAATTACCCTATGACAAGGTATAATTAGGAGAACGGGATTTTTAGACAATGCAACTCCCACAGCTCTAGGAGAAGTCCCTAAAGCTTTAGCTATTTCTCCGTAAGTTTTGGCCTTACCCCAAGGTATTTTCATTACTTCCTTAAACACGCTTAACCTAAAAGGATTAACGTAAATATCTAAGTTTTCTCTTAAGTCTACTTCCTTTCCTTCAAAGTATTTATCTAGTTTTTCAAAGAAGTCTGAGAAGGCATTATTATCTAAAGAATTCTTCTCTATGCAGTTACAAAAATCTAACATTACAAATCCTTTTTCACTTTTTGCAACAGTTATGTCCCCAAAAGGGCTCTTATATAGCCCATAAATAATCATTGCTTTACCTTCTCTATTGCTGTGTTTGTTAGATCCCTATTCTGAATTTCTTGTAATATAGTGTTTACACATTTATCTAATGGTACTCCTTTAACTTCTACATTTCCTCTGGCCCTAATTGTTATTGAATTATTTTCAGCCTCCCTTTTACCTAATATGAGAATGT
This genomic interval from Acidianus sp. HS-5 contains the following:
- a CDS encoding methylated-DNA--[protein]-cysteine S-methyltransferase produces the protein MIIYGLYKSPFGDITVAKSEKGFVMLDFCNCIEKNSLDNNAFSDFFEKLDKYFEGKEVDLRENLDIYVNPFRLSVFKEVMKIPWGKAKTYGEIAKALGTSPRAVGVALSKNPVLLIIPCHRVISEHGLGGYSRGVELKRKLLELEGIKV